In the genome of Scyliorhinus torazame isolate Kashiwa2021f chromosome 27, sScyTor2.1, whole genome shotgun sequence, one region contains:
- the LOC140403252 gene encoding uncharacterized protein, producing MDEEQAPVPEEGGNPEEAPPEEAPEEAPPEEAAPPEEEAPPAEEAPPAEEAPPAEEAPPAEEAPPAEEAPPAEEAPPAEEAPPAEEAPPAEEAPPAEEAPPAEEAPPAEAKEATPPAATPKEETPPEEQKKEEAPAEEKKEEAPAEEKKEEAPAEEKKEEAPAEEKKEEAPAEEKKEEAPAEEKKEEAPAEGESCEKPKSEEEKEKEEKEKAKEAEECEKPKSKEEKEKEEKEKEEAKKVDEGCAKPKSKEEKEKEEKEKEEKEKAKKADDGCEKPKSKEEKEKEEKEKEEKEKAKKADDGCEKPKSKEEKEKEEKEKEEKEKAKKAADSCEKPKSKEEKGGAADEEHNKPLEGACAEAKSDKEKRRDSSAKPKSEEKKADETCGKSSTEQERAKPADAGPCDKQKAPEEKVCTCNGSSAGASSDRNSQSRPADSGGCKWKEPRDNNDRSSKSAACPNAKESFCSCGNPKPSGAKTCATAQPGICACGNKHSEPTKSCGHSHH from the coding sequence ATGGACGAAGAGCAGGCTCCAGTCCCTGAGGAAGGGGGGAACCCAGAGGAGGCACCACCCGAGGAAGCCCCGGAGGAGGCACCACCCGAAGAAGCGGCACCACCCGAAGAAGAGGCACCACCCGCGGAAGAGGCGCCACCCGCGGAAGAGGCGCCACCCGCGGAAGAGGCGCCACCCGCGGAAGAGGCGCCACCCGCAGAAGAGGCGCCACCCGCGGAAGAGGCGCCACCCGCGGAAGAGGCGCCACCCGCGGAAGAGGCGCCACCCGCGGAAGAGGCGCCACCCGCGGAAGAGGCACCACCCGCGGAAGAGGCGCCACCCGCGGAAGCCAAGGAAGCAACACCACCTGCAGCAACCCCAAAGGAAGAGACACCACCTGAGGAGCAAAAGAAAGAGGAGGCACCAGCGGAGGAGAAGAAAGAGGAGGCACCAGCGGAGGAGAAGAAAGAGGAGGCACCGGCGGAGGAGAAGAAAGAGGAGGCGCCCGCGGAGGAGAAGAAAGAGGAGGCACCAGCGGAGGAGAAGAAAGAGGAGGCGCCGGCGGAGGAGAAGAAAGAGGAAGCACCGGCGGAGGGGGAAAGCTGCGAAAAGCCAAAATCGGAAGAGGAGAAAGAAAAAGAGGAGAAAGAAAAGGCCAAAGAGGCTGAGGAATGTGAAAAGCCAAAATCGAAAGAGGAGAAAGAAAAAGAGGAGAAAGAAAAAGAAGAAGCGAAAAAGGTGGACGAGGGCTGCGCGAAACCCAAATCGAAGGAGGAGAAAGaaaaagaagagaaagagaaagaggagaAGGAGAAAGCGAAAAAGGCGGACGACGGCTGCGAGAAACCCAAATCGAAGGAGGAGAAAGaaaaagaagagaaagagaaagaggagaAGGAGAAAGCGAAAAAGGCGGACGACGGCTGCGAGAAACCCAAATCGAAGGAGGAGAAAGaaaaagaagagaaagagaaagaggagaAGGAGAAAGCGAAAAAGGCGGCCGACAGCTGCGAGAAACCCAAATCGAAGGAGGAGAAAGGAGGAGCAGCAGATGAAGAACACAATAAACCCCTAGAAGGCGCTTGCGCAGAGGCAAAATCAGACAAGGAGAAAAGGAGGGACAGTAGCGCAAAGCCAAAGTCAGAAGAGAAAAAGGCTGACGAAACCTGCGGCAAATCAAGCACCGAACAGGAAAGGGCAAAGCCAGCAGATGCCGGCCCCTGCGACAAACAAAAGGCACCGGAAGAGAAAGTCTGTACCTGCAACGGTTCATCAGCGGGAGCGAGCAGCGACAGGAACTCCCAATCAAGGCCCGCCGATTCCGGGGGCTGCAAGTGGAAGGAACCAAGAGACAACAATGACAGGAGCTCAAAGTCCGCCGCGTGTCCAAATGCGAAGGAATCTTTTTGCAGCTGCGGGAACCCGAAACCGTCGGGGGCCAAAACGTGTGCCACGGCGCAGCCGGGAATCTGCGCCTGCGGGAACAAGCACTCAGAACCCACCAAATCCTGCGGGCATTCGCACCATTAG